The proteins below are encoded in one region of Thermococcus peptonophilus:
- a CDS encoding metal ABC transporter solute-binding protein, Zn/Mn family has product MKREIMILLLIGSLFFPSATASGEKPLVVATIGPLGSIVREAFPEVDVVVLIPPGVDPHDYQMTAEQVELVQRASVIVTTGGHLPVERRMVELKENGEIAGKILLVEDYKKYGFRYLKEHWYNEKDNPHGVWLDPYNAIAIAEATEEALIQSDPARENEYRLQFEAFKARVLGVVKAYRALINSDATAVIQMPPDQYALEWLGIKAAEALKPEEEVPAKGVDTLVEKAKGADILVYGLDSPDQMKKAMTELAEKSGKQLAGITVFWSSGNYTDWLVKNTASIIEALKGEGLKETPQEPKKETGTNTERYILLSLLTGIVLGTALGVIMKK; this is encoded by the coding sequence ATGAAGAGGGAAATCATGATCCTACTGCTCATAGGCTCACTCTTCTTCCCCTCAGCAACGGCCAGCGGAGAGAAGCCACTGGTAGTGGCCACGATAGGGCCGCTCGGGTCGATAGTCAGGGAGGCGTTTCCTGAAGTTGATGTGGTGGTTCTAATACCTCCAGGAGTTGACCCCCACGACTACCAGATGACAGCAGAGCAGGTCGAACTCGTCCAGAGGGCCAGTGTAATAGTGACCACCGGAGGCCATCTCCCGGTGGAGAGGAGGATGGTAGAACTCAAGGAGAACGGCGAGATTGCCGGAAAGATACTCCTCGTGGAGGACTACAAAAAATACGGCTTCAGATACCTCAAAGAGCACTGGTACAACGAGAAGGACAACCCACACGGCGTCTGGCTCGACCCCTACAATGCCATTGCGATAGCAGAGGCAACAGAGGAAGCACTGATTCAAAGCGACCCTGCGAGAGAAAACGAGTACAGGCTCCAGTTTGAGGCATTTAAAGCAAGAGTCCTGGGGGTAGTTAAGGCGTACAGAGCTCTCATCAACTCAGACGCCACCGCAGTCATTCAGATGCCGCCCGACCAGTACGCCCTTGAGTGGCTTGGAATTAAGGCCGCTGAGGCCCTGAAACCTGAGGAAGAAGTCCCGGCCAAGGGCGTTGACACGCTCGTTGAGAAAGCCAAGGGGGCGGACATTCTCGTGTACGGCCTCGACAGTCCGGATCAAATGAAGAAGGCAATGACGGAGCTGGCCGAGAAGAGCGGGAAGCAGCTGGCTGGGATAACAGTCTTCTGGAGCTCAGGCAACTACACAGACTGGCTGGTGAAGAACACTGCATCAATCATTGAGGCTCTCAAAGGAGAAGGCCTCAAAGAAACGCCACAAGAACCCAAAAAAGAAACTGGAACAAACACCGAGAGGTACATCCTGCTTTCGCTGCTCAC